From one Geoalkalibacter halelectricus genomic stretch:
- the uvrC gene encoding excinuclease ABC subunit UvrC, translating to MSILEQNIDLKRYPTAPGVYLMFGEQEAVLYVGKAKNLRARLRSYFSAAGDGRGQIPFLMAKVRRIETIVTDTEKEALILENTLIKKHRPRYNINLRDDKTYLSIRLDPRDEFPMLQTVRKVRRDGALYFGPYASGTAVRETLKEIYRIFPLRHYPVEVCRRRGRPCLFYQIGQCSAPCHGRISREDYRSLVQGVIALLSGREREVVGDLRERMANAAQQMRYEEAARLRDQIRAIETTVERQKVAGEGGGDQDVIGLHHEGGEIEIALLFIREGKLIGRRTYLQPWCLDEDELLSSFLREYYARDVLIPGQILVPLELSDAEALEEWLGERRGRRVRIVAPRRGDKLRLVELAVRNAAESFRERGKRRTASREVLADIQERLHLRQVPQRMECFDISNVQGTHGVGSMAVFLDGEPAPQAYRRFRLRTVEGADDYASLREVLLRRLGRGLQEGELPDFILIDGGRGQLGVLSAVLNELGLEERVDVAGIAKSRVLANLRGKVVERSEERLFVPGRKNPIILRGGSPALFLLERLRDEAHRFAIGYHRKLRGRAAIRSALEEVPGIGRERRKALLKHFGSVRKLRQADLEEIAAMPGMPRPVAEALYAHLHGDGEN from the coding sequence ATGAGTATTCTGGAGCAGAACATCGATTTAAAACGCTATCCCACCGCTCCCGGCGTCTACTTGATGTTCGGCGAACAGGAGGCGGTGTTATATGTCGGTAAGGCGAAGAACCTGCGTGCGCGCCTGCGTAGCTATTTTTCCGCCGCCGGTGACGGGCGCGGGCAGATCCCCTTTCTCATGGCCAAGGTGCGGCGCATCGAAACCATTGTGACCGACACCGAAAAAGAGGCGCTGATTCTTGAAAACACCCTGATCAAAAAGCACCGCCCGCGCTACAACATCAATCTGCGCGACGACAAGACCTACCTCTCGATCCGCCTGGATCCCCGCGATGAATTCCCCATGCTGCAGACGGTGCGCAAGGTGCGCCGCGACGGGGCGCTTTATTTCGGTCCCTACGCTTCGGGCACGGCGGTCCGCGAGACTCTCAAGGAGATCTACCGCATCTTTCCCCTGCGCCATTATCCCGTCGAGGTTTGCCGCCGGCGTGGCCGCCCCTGCCTGTTTTATCAGATCGGGCAGTGCAGCGCCCCCTGCCACGGCCGCATCAGCCGCGAGGATTACCGCAGTCTGGTGCAAGGAGTAATCGCTTTGCTCTCCGGGCGGGAACGCGAGGTGGTCGGCGATTTACGGGAGCGCATGGCCAACGCCGCGCAGCAGATGCGCTATGAGGAGGCCGCACGCCTGCGCGATCAGATCCGCGCCATCGAGACGACCGTCGAGCGGCAGAAAGTCGCGGGGGAGGGCGGCGGTGATCAGGACGTCATCGGGCTGCACCACGAGGGTGGGGAGATCGAAATCGCCCTGCTTTTCATCCGTGAAGGAAAGCTGATTGGCCGGCGCACCTATCTTCAGCCCTGGTGTTTGGACGAGGATGAACTGCTTTCCTCCTTTCTGCGTGAATACTACGCGCGTGACGTTTTGATTCCCGGGCAGATCCTCGTGCCCCTGGAACTGAGCGATGCCGAGGCCCTGGAGGAATGGCTCGGTGAGCGGCGCGGGCGCAGGGTGCGGATAGTCGCGCCGCGCCGCGGCGATAAGCTGCGCCTGGTGGAGTTGGCCGTGCGCAACGCCGCCGAATCCTTTCGCGAGCGCGGCAAGCGTCGCACCGCAAGCCGTGAGGTGCTGGCGGACATTCAGGAGCGCCTGCACCTGCGGCAGGTGCCCCAGCGCATGGAGTGCTTCGATATCTCCAATGTCCAGGGGACGCATGGTGTCGGCAGCATGGCCGTTTTTCTCGATGGCGAACCGGCGCCGCAGGCCTATCGACGCTTTCGCCTGCGCACCGTGGAGGGTGCCGATGATTACGCATCGCTGCGCGAGGTGCTGTTGCGACGTCTGGGACGCGGCCTGCAGGAGGGTGAACTGCCCGATTTCATCCTCATCGACGGGGGGCGCGGACAGTTGGGCGTGTTGAGCGCGGTGCTGAACGAGTTGGGGCTGGAGGAGCGGGTTGATGTCGCCGGTATCGCCAAGAGTCGCGTGCTCGCCAACCTGCGTGGCAAGGTGGTGGAGCGCAGCGAGGAGCGGCTTTTCGTGCCGGGGCGCAAAAATCCCATAATACTGCGCGGTGGATCACCGGCCCTGTTTTTGCTGGAGCGCCTGCGCGACGAGGCTCACCGCTTCGCCATCGGGTATCATCGCAAATTGCGCGGTCGCGCCGCCATTCGCTCGGCGCTGGAAGAGGTGCCCGGCATCGGGCGGGAGCGCCGCAAGGCTCTGCTCAAGCACTTCGGCAGTGTGCGCAAACTGCGGCAGGCCGATCTGGAGGAGATCGCAGCCATGCCCGGAATGCCGCGGCCGGTGGCGGAAGCACTCTATGCCCATCTGCATGGCGACGGGGAAAATTAG
- a CDS encoding DUF362 domain-containing protein — MARGDQYRITEECIACGACEHMCPVMAIYHCHGSDPVYYINSDLCMGCEACVPACPIDAIEKVQ; from the coding sequence ATGGCGAGAGGCGACCAATACCGTATCACGGAAGAGTGCATAGCTTGCGGAGCCTGCGAGCACATGTGTCCGGTTATGGCTATCTATCACTGCCACGGCTCGGATCCGGTTTATTACATAAACTCAGACCTATGCATGGGATGCGAAGCCTGCGTGCCGGCTTGCCCCATCGACGCTATCGAAAAGGTGCAATAA
- a CDS encoding PqqD family protein: MKSGRSRIERRKFFKTVGVGVAAATLAAPSLAMARGNAGKTPTMDFEFAILDPIPLIPRQRIFEYTRESAVLYKDSDDKQKGRGVTLNSMAAVVAQLCDGTRNIETIIETTAKIFHLDEVSLRPRIVAFLRRLFEAGYLVFASPSTIPKEKMIRGLTLLNSRDMSLRMRMKDREIMY; encoded by the coding sequence ATGAAATCAGGAAGGAGTCGTATTGAGCGGCGCAAGTTTTTCAAAACCGTCGGCGTCGGGGTCGCGGCGGCAACCCTGGCGGCACCATCGTTGGCAATGGCGCGCGGCAACGCGGGAAAAACACCGACGATGGATTTCGAATTCGCCATACTCGATCCCATACCCTTGATCCCCCGTCAGCGAATCTTCGAATATACCCGCGAGAGTGCCGTTCTTTACAAGGATAGCGACGACAAGCAAAAGGGTCGCGGGGTCACCCTGAACAGCATGGCGGCTGTCGTCGCGCAGCTGTGTGACGGCACGCGCAACATCGAAACCATCATTGAGACCACCGCCAAGATTTTCCATCTTGACGAGGTCAGCCTGCGCCCAAGAATCGTCGCCTTTCTTCGCCGGCTTTTTGAGGCTGGTTACCTGGTTTTTGCCTCACCGTCAACCATCCCCAAGGAAAAAATGATTCGCGGCCTTACACTACTGAACAGTCGCGACATGTCACTGCGCATGCGAATGAAGGATCGGGAAATAATGTATTGA
- a CDS encoding HD domain-containing protein, with protein sequence MASVMMAPLDLLEKYYPADSPVFAVLVSHSRAVAEMALRIASRLGAEVDVAFVEQAALLHDIGIGATHAPKIGCFGALPYMCHGIEGRKLLDKEGLPRHALVCERHIGVGLSAAEIRAQGLPLPERDMLPLSLEEQIVTYADLFFSKTPGQEQEAKTVARVRESLRRHGANKVAIFDAWLERFGL encoded by the coding sequence ATGGCTTCTGTCATGATGGCGCCGCTGGACTTGCTGGAAAAATACTACCCTGCGGACTCGCCGGTCTTTGCTGTGCTGGTTTCTCACAGCCGCGCGGTGGCCGAGATGGCGCTGCGTATCGCCTCCCGGTTGGGCGCCGAGGTCGATGTGGCGTTTGTCGAACAAGCCGCGCTGCTGCACGACATCGGCATCGGCGCGACGCATGCGCCGAAAATCGGCTGTTTCGGGGCGCTGCCTTATATGTGTCACGGCATTGAAGGCCGCAAGTTGCTCGACAAGGAAGGTTTGCCCCGCCACGCCCTGGTGTGCGAGCGCCATATCGGCGTGGGCCTGAGCGCCGCGGAGATTCGCGCGCAAGGATTGCCCTTGCCCGAGCGCGACATGCTGCCGCTTTCGCTCGAGGAGCAGATCGTGACCTATGCCGATCTGTTTTTCAGTAAAACCCCCGGCCAGGAGCAGGAGGCCAAAACGGTCGCGCGGGTGCGTGAATCCCTGCGGCGCCATGGTGCGAACAAGGTGGCGATTTTCGATGCCTGGCTGGAGCGCTTTGGCCTCTGA
- a CDS encoding NAD(P)/FAD-dependent oxidoreductase translates to MNILVIGGGYAGLACLMALRRSFPATELHLFDSAPQHVQATRLHQTLRRPLSEITRPFADLAQQFGFTYHPQGVRFTAEDLCRWQETKTLEIDGACLEFDFLVIAAGARTRELPPGENVLIREDLARQDAGALLEQTLEDVKGRAAEVAVVGGGATGLQFLFELRQWGADHGRALNLRLIDLDSRLLSRLPEAFHRYLCRRLKAHAIAYHGATHYRGQRGGRIYLEPLDGGDPFDLPCDLVLGFPGVSAMPRLLETNRYGQVLADGLPLDCIFAAGDCSCYLSAGLNAQTAQAAMRKGALVADNILRATEGRRLAPYLHRELGYFISLGDRDGIGWLGLRANVLTGLGAFAVKEALEAQYDLFLRGINTYI, encoded by the coding sequence ATGAATATCCTGGTGATCGGAGGCGGCTACGCCGGACTGGCGTGCCTGATGGCGTTGCGCCGCTCTTTCCCGGCAACGGAACTGCATTTGTTCGACTCCGCTCCCCAGCATGTGCAGGCCACCCGTCTTCATCAAACCCTGCGTCGCCCCCTGAGCGAAATTACCCGCCCCTTCGCTGATCTTGCCCAGCAGTTCGGCTTTACCTACCATCCTCAGGGCGTCAGGTTTACGGCGGAGGATCTGTGCCGCTGGCAGGAAACCAAGACCCTGGAGATTGACGGAGCCTGCCTGGAGTTTGATTTTCTGGTGATCGCCGCGGGGGCGCGGACCCGGGAACTTCCCCCCGGCGAAAACGTTTTGATCCGAGAGGACCTGGCCCGGCAGGATGCCGGCGCGCTGCTCGAACAAACCCTTGAGGATGTTAAAGGGCGCGCCGCCGAGGTTGCGGTGGTCGGGGGCGGGGCCACGGGGTTGCAGTTTCTCTTCGAACTGCGGCAGTGGGGGGCCGATCACGGGCGGGCGCTGAACCTGCGCTTGATTGATCTGGACAGCCGTTTGCTCAGTCGCTTGCCCGAGGCCTTTCATCGCTATCTGTGCCGGCGGCTCAAGGCGCATGCCATCGCCTATCATGGCGCCACGCACTATCGGGGGCAGCGGGGCGGGCGGATTTATCTGGAGCCGCTCGACGGCGGCGATCCTTTTGACCTGCCCTGCGATCTGGTGCTGGGGTTTCCCGGAGTCAGCGCCATGCCGCGCCTTCTGGAAACCAATCGCTACGGCCAGGTGCTTGCCGATGGGCTGCCTCTGGATTGCATCTTTGCCGCCGGTGACTGTTCATGCTATCTTTCCGCCGGCCTCAACGCCCAGACGGCTCAGGCCGCCATGCGCAAGGGCGCCCTGGTCGCCGACAATATCCTGCGCGCCACCGAGGGGCGCAGGCTTGCGCCCTACCTGCACCGAGAGCTCGGCTATTTCATCAGCCTCGGTGATCGCGACGGCATCGGCTGGCTGGGGCTGCGCGCCAACGTCCTCACCGGGCTGGGCGCCTTTGCGGTCAAGGAAGCGCTCGAAGCTCAGTATGATCTTTTTCTGCGGGGTATCAACACCTATATATAA
- a CDS encoding PaaI family thioesterase, producing MAPLPDFEALRKTDWTPFDAPSLVGKSLRFVSGDPQGKRFRLRYFRDGKNDLVALAWFGEETEGPPGHAHGGSMAAVLDEVLGLAAWAAGHPIVVGNLNIHFRKLLPLESVAQVDTEVVSVKGRKVLVRGRLTDGKEGLYAEADCLCIRIL from the coding sequence ATGGCACCACTTCCCGATTTCGAGGCCTTGCGAAAAACCGACTGGACCCCCTTCGACGCACCCTCCCTGGTGGGAAAATCCCTGCGCTTCGTCAGCGGCGACCCCCAAGGCAAGCGCTTTCGCCTGCGTTATTTCCGCGACGGTAAAAACGATCTCGTCGCCCTGGCCTGGTTCGGCGAAGAAACCGAAGGGCCGCCGGGGCACGCCCACGGCGGCAGCATGGCGGCGGTGCTTGACGAAGTCCTGGGGCTGGCGGCCTGGGCGGCCGGGCATCCCATCGTGGTCGGCAACCTCAACATCCATTTTCGCAAATTGCTGCCCCTGGAGTCGGTGGCGCAGGTCGACACCGAGGTTGTGTCCGTCAAGGGGCGCAAAGTGTTGGTGCGCGGCCGGCTGACCGACGGCAAAGAGGGCCTATATGCCGAAGCCGATTGCCTGTGCATCCGGATTCTGTGA
- a CDS encoding peptidoglycan DD-metalloendopeptidase family protein: protein MNAIRTSARRQKWKKRQRLALWGLVPLVLLVALLALRSPGSQGPEPAFAEASSGKSVKKGTPTELPVILAEDSTSAPAAPEEPDHVITYAIAQGDTLSSIFDRFNLGQQIMYQVLSADEPLLALDILRPGNLLTFRLNEDSRCLEEMELFIHAGNRVVYRRGDNGSFDYEEIVIPGDWEQQVLAGEINGSFYLSARNVGLSERETAIITDLFKDQLNFAREIRAGDRFQVVRSQQWVEGEFTGQSRIEGVRILRRSRLHSAFLFEDGNYYDHKGESLARAFRRYPMNGNYRVSSAFNPARRHPVTGRVAPHNGVDFAMPIGTPVLSTGDGVVTRVHNHPFAGKYIEIQHGGNYVTRYLHLDRILVRRGQSVARGERIALSGNTGRSTGPHLHFELHVKGRPVDPLRANIPMAAAVPQDKRRAFDQRVAALVQVMEHPEQQIAMRAEAAGSGDKTEM from the coding sequence ATGAATGCCATTCGCACCTCCGCGCGCCGGCAGAAATGGAAAAAGCGCCAGCGCCTCGCTCTCTGGGGCCTGGTGCCCCTGGTGCTGCTCGTTGCCCTGCTGGCGCTGCGTTCCCCGGGTTCCCAAGGGCCGGAACCGGCTTTCGCGGAGGCATCATCCGGCAAATCCGTTAAAAAGGGCACCCCCACCGAACTCCCCGTCATCCTCGCCGAAGATTCCACCTCCGCGCCTGCCGCGCCGGAGGAACCCGACCACGTCATCACCTACGCCATCGCCCAGGGCGATACCCTGAGTTCTATTTTCGATCGCTTCAATCTCGGTCAGCAGATCATGTATCAGGTTCTGTCCGCCGACGAGCCGCTGCTTGCTCTGGACATCCTGCGTCCCGGCAATCTTCTGACCTTTCGCCTGAATGAGGACTCACGCTGCCTGGAAGAGATGGAGTTGTTCATCCATGCCGGCAACCGGGTCGTGTACCGACGCGGCGACAACGGCAGTTTCGATTACGAAGAAATCGTCATCCCCGGCGACTGGGAGCAGCAGGTTCTGGCGGGCGAAATCAACGGCAGTTTCTATCTCTCGGCGCGCAATGTCGGTCTGAGCGAGCGCGAAACCGCCATCATTACCGATCTGTTCAAGGATCAGCTGAATTTCGCGCGGGAAATCCGCGCCGGCGACCGTTTTCAGGTGGTGCGCAGCCAGCAGTGGGTGGAGGGCGAGTTCACCGGCCAGAGCCGCATCGAGGGGGTGCGCATCCTGCGCCGCAGCCGCCTCCATTCGGCGTTTCTCTTCGAGGACGGCAACTACTACGACCACAAGGGCGAGAGCCTGGCGCGCGCCTTCCGCCGCTATCCCATGAATGGCAACTACCGGGTCAGCTCGGCCTTCAATCCTGCTCGCCGCCATCCCGTCACCGGGCGCGTCGCGCCTCATAACGGGGTTGATTTCGCCATGCCCATCGGCACGCCGGTCTTGAGCACCGGCGACGGGGTAGTGACGCGCGTGCACAACCACCCCTTCGCCGGCAAATACATCGAAATTCAGCACGGCGGCAACTACGTGACGCGCTATCTGCACCTCGATCGTATTCTGGTGCGGCGCGGCCAGAGCGTCGCGCGTGGCGAGCGCATCGCCCTGTCCGGAAACACCGGCCGCTCCACCGGGCCGCACCTGCATTTCGAACTACACGTCAAGGGCCGCCCCGTTGATCCCCTGCGCGCCAACATCCCCATGGCGGCCGCGGTGCCCCAGGATAAGCGCCGCGCCTTCGACCAGCGGGTGGCCGCCCTGGTTCAGGTCATGGAGCATCCCGAGCAGCAAATCGCCATGCGGGCCGAAGCCGCCGGCAGTGGGGATAAGACCGAAATGTGA
- a CDS encoding cation:proton antiporter family protein translates to MDPLWLTIAFLCGFLVRQVGLPPLVGFLLAGFILNALGVEGGMTLQVAADLGVILLLFTIGLKLKIQSLFKPEIWAGTSLHMVLTVAFFTAVFWGFTHLGLSLFTDLDLPALLLVGFALSFSSTVFAVKVLEEKGEMSSTHGSAAIGILIMQDVLAVVFLTVSTGKLPSPWAIAVLVGLFLVRPYLYRIMDRCDHGELTILFGFFLALVVGAASFEAVAMKADLGALIIGMLVANHPKAKELAKSLLGFKELFLVGFFLTIGLAEMPTWETLGLALVLTLLVPFKVILFFLLLCRFKLRARSSLLASFSLANYSEFGLIVGAVGVANGWLAADWLTVIAIALSLTFLLAAPLNSLGNGVYHRYQQLLLRYEARGRHPDDLIEPWPANIAIFGMGRIGLGAYNFMVERCGTSVIGVDVNEAIAEEHRNKGRNVILGDATDPDFWDLVKNRGGFGKLELVMLAMPKHRANLSAIEQLRKAGFTGTISAIAMYDDQIAELRDKGVHAAFNFYAEAGTGFAEHVYEEALRTGVLPSVCEVDQS, encoded by the coding sequence ATGGATCCTCTCTGGTTAACCATCGCCTTTCTGTGCGGCTTTCTCGTGCGCCAAGTGGGGCTGCCGCCCCTGGTCGGATTTCTCTTGGCCGGATTCATCCTCAATGCCCTGGGCGTCGAGGGCGGCATGACTCTGCAGGTCGCGGCCGATCTCGGGGTAATCCTGCTGTTGTTCACCATTGGCCTCAAGCTCAAGATCCAGAGCCTGTTCAAACCGGAAATTTGGGCCGGTACTTCCCTGCACATGGTCCTGACCGTGGCATTTTTCACTGCGGTCTTCTGGGGATTCACCCATCTCGGCTTGAGCCTTTTCACCGACCTGGATCTCCCGGCCCTTCTACTGGTGGGCTTTGCCTTGAGCTTTTCCAGCACCGTGTTCGCCGTCAAAGTTCTTGAGGAAAAGGGGGAAATGTCCTCCACCCACGGCAGCGCCGCCATCGGAATCCTCATCATGCAGGACGTTCTCGCCGTCGTGTTTCTGACCGTCTCGACCGGCAAACTTCCCTCGCCCTGGGCCATCGCGGTGCTGGTCGGATTGTTTCTGGTGCGCCCCTACCTGTACCGGATCATGGACCGCTGCGACCACGGTGAACTAACGATCCTCTTCGGCTTTTTTCTTGCCCTGGTGGTCGGTGCTGCGAGCTTCGAGGCCGTCGCCATGAAAGCCGACCTCGGCGCGCTGATCATCGGTATGCTGGTGGCCAACCACCCCAAGGCCAAGGAACTTGCCAAAAGTCTGCTCGGTTTCAAGGAGCTGTTTCTTGTTGGATTTTTCCTCACCATCGGCCTTGCCGAAATGCCGACCTGGGAAACCCTGGGCCTGGCGCTTGTCCTCACTCTTCTGGTCCCGTTCAAGGTCATCCTGTTTTTCCTGCTGCTGTGCCGCTTCAAGCTGCGCGCCCGCTCGTCGCTGCTGGCCTCCTTCAGCCTGGCCAACTACAGCGAGTTCGGCCTCATCGTCGGCGCGGTGGGGGTCGCGAATGGGTGGCTGGCAGCCGATTGGCTGACGGTCATCGCCATTGCCCTGTCATTGACGTTTCTCCTGGCCGCACCTCTCAACAGCCTGGGCAATGGTGTTTACCACCGGTATCAACAGTTATTGCTGAGGTATGAGGCGCGCGGGCGCCATCCCGACGACCTCATCGAGCCCTGGCCGGCCAATATCGCCATTTTCGGCATGGGGCGCATCGGCCTGGGAGCCTATAATTTCATGGTCGAGCGTTGCGGCACCTCGGTCATCGGGGTCGATGTCAACGAAGCGATCGCGGAGGAACACAGAAACAAGGGGCGCAACGTCATTCTCGGCGACGCCACGGATCCCGATTTTTGGGATCTGGTGAAAAACCGGGGCGGGTTCGGCAAGTTGGAACTGGTCATGCTGGCCATGCCCAAGCATCGTGCCAATCTCTCGGCCATCGAACAGTTGCGCAAGGCCGGGTTCACCGGAACCATCTCGGCAATCGCCATGTATGACGACCAGATCGCCGAATTGCGCGACAAAGGCGTACATGCCGCTTTCAACTTCTACGCCGAAGCCGGCACCGGTTTCGCCGAGCACGTTTACGAGGAGGCGCTGCGCACCGGGGTGCTGCCGAGCGTCTGCGAGGTTGACCAATCCTGA